A genome region from Bradyrhizobium commune includes the following:
- a CDS encoding MFS transporter, with the protein MPPAVLALTAGAFGIGTTEFIIMGLLLQVAADMHVSVPVAGLLISGYALGVFVGAPVLTLLTRRMPRKTILLALMAIFTLGNAACALAPNYELLMAARVLTSLAHGTFFGVGSVVATSLVAEDRRASAISTMFIGLTVATLLGVPFGAWFGLMLGWRAAFWAVTLIGVIAFAVVAALVPGHVGNGDKAISLAEEIAVLGKAQVLLGLAMTVFGFAGLFVVFTYIQPILTRFTGFSEAAVSPILLVFGIGLAIGNVAGGKLADRGLARALIGTLAGLAIVLLGLAVVLSVKIAAIALILLLGIASFATVAPLQLRVLEAAGSSGRTLASSLNIAAFNLGNALGAWAGGVTIDRGLGLSALPLVAAGITALGLVLALWSLRLDRIQAAVAACPAE; encoded by the coding sequence ATGCCTCCCGCTGTCCTCGCGCTCACCGCCGGTGCCTTCGGCATCGGCACCACCGAATTCATCATCATGGGCCTGCTGCTCCAGGTTGCCGCCGACATGCATGTCTCCGTGCCGGTCGCTGGTTTGCTGATCTCCGGCTATGCGCTTGGCGTGTTCGTCGGCGCGCCGGTGCTGACGCTTCTCACGCGGCGGATGCCCCGAAAGACCATTCTGCTCGCGCTGATGGCAATCTTCACGCTCGGCAATGCGGCCTGCGCGCTGGCGCCGAATTACGAATTGCTGATGGCCGCGCGCGTGCTGACCTCGCTGGCCCACGGCACCTTCTTCGGCGTCGGCTCGGTGGTGGCGACCAGTCTGGTTGCCGAGGACAGGCGTGCCTCTGCGATATCAACCATGTTCATCGGTCTCACGGTCGCCACCCTGCTGGGCGTGCCGTTCGGCGCTTGGTTCGGCCTGATGCTCGGCTGGCGTGCGGCGTTCTGGGCGGTTACCCTGATCGGCGTGATCGCCTTTGCGGTGGTGGCGGCACTGGTGCCCGGCCATGTCGGCAACGGCGACAAAGCGATCTCACTCGCCGAGGAGATCGCGGTGCTCGGCAAGGCGCAGGTGCTGCTCGGCCTCGCCATGACGGTGTTCGGCTTTGCCGGCTTGTTCGTCGTCTTCACCTACATCCAGCCGATCCTGACGCGCTTCACCGGCTTCTCCGAGGCCGCGGTCTCGCCGATCCTGTTGGTGTTCGGAATTGGGCTCGCGATCGGCAATGTCGCTGGCGGCAAGCTCGCCGATCGCGGATTGGCACGCGCGCTGATCGGCACGCTTGCCGGGCTTGCCATAGTGCTGCTCGGTCTTGCCGTCGTGTTGTCGGTCAAGATCGCAGCGATTGCGCTGATCCTGCTGCTCGGCATCGCGTCATTCGCAACAGTAGCGCCGCTCCAGCTTCGTGTGCTGGAAGCGGCCGGCTCCAGCGGACGTACACTCGCCTCGAGCCTCAACATCGCCGCCTTCAATCTCGGCAACGCGCTCGGCGCCTGGGCCGGCGGCGTTACCATCGATCGCGGGCTCGGCCTCTCCGCACTGCCGCTAGTCGCGGCCGGCATCACGGCGCTAGGCCTCGTGCTCGCGCTGTGGAGCCTGCGGCTCGACCGCATACAGGCCGCAGTCGCGGCGTGCCCGGCGGAATAG
- a CDS encoding LysR family transcriptional regulator, whose amino-acid sequence MARFDTNRSAEMEVFVRVVDLGGFTQAARKLRLTPSGVSKLISRLEARLGSRLINRTTRKLTLTEEGRAFYQRAASILAEMEEAEREAASGAAPRGRLTVNSNIPFGMLHVMPLIPRFLEQHPDVTLDLVLTDTLIDLMQERADVAIRVGPLRASRLVARKLGTSRMVVVGAPNYLARFGTPKIPADLAEHRGIGWTFPRSIRGWPFKRGELSEEAMPPPAARASDGEAARRLCLGGVGLARLALFHIGPDIEAGRLVPVLQGYNPGDREDIHAVYVGHTAPLPTRVRAFIDFLAEHVRASDPALKRAGDGTWKLVAGR is encoded by the coding sequence ATGGCCCGTTTCGACACCAACCGCTCCGCCGAGATGGAGGTCTTTGTCCGCGTCGTCGATCTCGGCGGCTTCACCCAAGCTGCGCGAAAGTTGCGCCTGACGCCGTCGGGCGTGAGCAAGCTGATCTCGCGGCTGGAAGCGCGGCTCGGTTCTCGGCTGATCAACCGCACGACGCGCAAGCTCACGCTGACGGAAGAAGGCCGGGCGTTTTACCAGCGCGCCGCGAGCATCCTCGCCGAAATGGAGGAGGCCGAGCGCGAAGCGGCATCAGGCGCCGCGCCGCGTGGCCGCCTCACGGTCAACAGCAACATCCCGTTCGGCATGCTGCATGTGATGCCGCTGATTCCGCGCTTCCTCGAACAACATCCCGATGTCACGCTCGATCTCGTGCTAACCGACACGCTGATCGACCTGATGCAGGAGCGCGCCGATGTCGCGATCCGTGTCGGGCCTCTGCGAGCGTCACGTCTTGTCGCGCGCAAACTCGGCACCAGTCGCATGGTCGTGGTCGGCGCGCCGAACTATCTGGCGCGCTTCGGCACGCCGAAGATTCCGGCCGATCTCGCCGAGCACCGCGGAATTGGCTGGACCTTTCCGCGCTCGATCAGGGGCTGGCCGTTCAAGCGCGGTGAACTCTCCGAGGAAGCCATGCCGCCACCGGCCGCGCGCGCCAGCGACGGCGAGGCTGCCCGCAGGCTCTGCCTCGGCGGCGTCGGGCTCGCCCGCCTCGCGCTGTTCCACATCGGCCCCGACATCGAAGCCGGCCGCCTCGTGCCGGTGCTGCAAGGCTACAATCCCGGCGATCGCGAAGACATCCACGCTGTCTATGTCGGCCATACCGCGCCGCTGCCCACGCGCGTCCGCGCCTTCATCGATTTCCTCGCGGAGCATGTGCGGGCGAGCGACCCGGCGTTGAAGCGCGCAGGCGACGGGACGTGGAAATTAGTTGCGGGACGCTAG
- a CDS encoding SGNH/GDSL hydrolase family protein has protein sequence MDSTGDAAPKGSKLRGLLKPLAAMAIMTIVTLAALELVLRLADFRELREGVTERSLSYVYDAELGWMPVPGSISIVTNARTIHATHNSLGLRDEEAVADGKPTIMFLGDSFVWGLDAEVGERFSDLLKPRIPDHKILAAGVSGYGTDQEYLFLKRLWPKVKPAIVVLIFCTDNDRADNSTNIRYEGYQKPYFATSADGSLVLRGQPVPTSRLQAIKENWWVQHSWLIRIANAVYLQFTHPKVDVPDPTEKLVDKIRDFVEANGAKFLVGLETTDAGLVRHLQERQIPFVTFDGAEVYPGAGVGGHWTPEGHKLVAERIYDLLASRN, from the coding sequence ATGGACAGCACCGGCGACGCCGCTCCCAAAGGCTCGAAGCTTCGCGGCTTGCTGAAACCGCTGGCTGCGATGGCGATCATGACGATCGTGACCCTGGCGGCGCTGGAGCTCGTGCTTCGGCTCGCCGACTTCCGCGAGCTGCGGGAAGGCGTCACCGAGCGTTCGCTGAGCTATGTCTACGACGCCGAGCTTGGCTGGATGCCGGTGCCCGGATCGATCTCGATCGTGACCAATGCGCGAACGATCCACGCCACCCACAACAGCCTTGGCCTGCGCGACGAGGAGGCCGTAGCCGACGGCAAGCCCACCATCATGTTCCTCGGCGATTCCTTTGTCTGGGGTCTCGATGCCGAGGTCGGCGAGCGCTTCAGCGATCTGCTGAAGCCGCGCATTCCAGACCACAAGATCCTGGCGGCAGGCGTGTCGGGCTACGGCACGGACCAGGAATATCTGTTCTTGAAGCGGCTATGGCCGAAAGTGAAGCCTGCGATCGTCGTGCTGATCTTCTGCACCGACAATGATCGCGCCGACAACAGCACCAACATCCGCTACGAGGGCTATCAAAAGCCCTACTTCGCGACGTCGGCGGATGGATCGCTGGTGCTAAGGGGGCAACCGGTACCGACCTCGCGCTTGCAGGCCATCAAGGAGAATTGGTGGGTGCAGCACTCCTGGCTGATCCGGATTGCCAACGCCGTCTACCTCCAGTTCACGCATCCGAAGGTGGACGTGCCGGATCCAACCGAAAAGCTCGTCGACAAGATCAGGGACTTCGTCGAAGCCAATGGTGCAAAATTCCTCGTCGGTCTGGAGACCACCGATGCAGGTCTCGTCCGTCATTTGCAGGAACGGCAGATCCCGTTCGTGACGTTCGACGGTGCCGAGGTCTATCCGGGTGCCGGCGTCGGCGGGCATTGGACGCCGGAGGGGCACAAGCTGGTGGCGGAGAGGATTTATGATCTGCTAGCGTCCCGCAACTAA